The Xiphias gladius isolate SHS-SW01 ecotype Sanya breed wild chromosome 17, ASM1685928v1, whole genome shotgun sequence genome includes the window aaaaacagagTCAGATCCGTTCCTTACACTTTAGCTCGTTGGTTTTGCTTTTGGAAACTCTTTGTGTGCAGAGGTTGAGCGGATGCTCGATGGACGCGAATTGAGAAAACCCCCAACTTCTCTCTACAGATACAAAGTCAGTACCGTTATCGCAGAGCAGGTTCAGCTCTCAGCAGAGAACTTCACTCTTACCAAAGACCACGTCTTGGAAATGGGCTTCAGTTTTACCTCCTGCACTTTGAGTCCAGTGCCCAGCAGGAACTGCTGGTTCTGCTGTCTGATCTGGATGTTGAAGACTTTGTCCTGGTAGAAGACCATCAGGGTAAAGGGCTGATTGGCCAGCTGCCGGGTGCTGTCCCTCACCAGGTACGCCCCGTCCTCaacggagagacagagacagacgtGAGGGTTGGACCTCACAGAAAAACTCACGTAACTACTCCTGAATTTTACGCCACTTTCCTTGAGCTcttctacatttcagaggaagattttgcattttattgcactacatttattgAACGTTTACAGTTACTAAGCTACCTGTCTTAAAGAAAACTGGGCTTAGATCAGAGGTTTCCAAAGTCTGACGGCCGTCAAATCTGCAGCCAAACTATAGTAATTACGATCATGAAGTATTTTCATCTGCCTTAATGTACGGTCACTAATAATCCACTTATATAATACACAGTATGCAGTATAATGATTTGACATTTAGAAAGGgaccattctgcataatgatcGCAgtacattttactcaaaatgcCTTTTTTACTAGAGTTAAACTTTAAATGTAGGACTTTTACGTGTAACGGAGAATTTTTACATTGcggtatttttactttaacttaagtaaagAACCTGAGTACTTCTTTCAcctctgtacagtatgttaaaaatggcaaattgtcTTGCTCAAAACAGTGAGCAAAAATAagatattttcagatttattgcatgaaagtaatttaaagttttacatttaaagaaatacatCAACTGTACAGTTCTTTCACTTAATTCACAGCTTTGTTTCTGTTACCTTGTGGACCCGTTTCAGACATCCTTCTGCCTGACCTCTGGTCACTTTACCCACGTACCAGCAAGGGTCCATCTcctataacacacacacacacacacacatacagaaatattATACTTGAATCCTACTACGAAAAAGACAACAGCACCACCTGCTGCTTAGACCACAGAAATACAAAACTTGGTTCAAAAAGCTTTAGTTCAAAACCtgaactaataataataataataatttgaggCTGCAGAATCAGTGACGTCTTTTAATGATTCTTTCtaagaaaaactttttattaATCCCAGCACAGTTTTATTTCCAACATATCTCAtctgttttattagtattattattttcttttatcttttattattgTTCACTTTACACATGAATTTCAGACATAAACCAACCAGCGCACGCGTTTAAATCCACACATGCAGACCAACTGTCCCAAACTCAGTATGGACATAAACAATGCTTGCGATTAAAAAAATACGTTTTCAGAAGCgacttaaaagaaaatactgattTTCCACTCTGACTTCATCAGGCTGAGGCGACCTTTGGTCTTCCAGCTCGACACCCACCCGAGGACCCGAGACTAATTGCAGGCTGATGAGGACGCAGTCATTCAGAGATATAGTCAGGAGCCATGAAATGATTCAAAAGTGATGAGAAATGTAAAGACATTAAGAGGAAAAGCACGTACGATGGATTTGGTGTTTCAGAAAGCCCAGGAGTTTATAAGGAAGGAACACACAGCCGGTTGCAGAGCAGTGCGAGCGTCGATTCAGGTCCGACAAAACTAAAACGAGGGGCCCAACTTTTCTCCAGTACACCTCTCGGCTTTATTCAGGCGAAAAGTTTTCAGCTGTCTGTCCTCATCGGTTGCCTGAAGCTGATTCAGGTTTCTATCGACCAGCCACGGGAGCTGCAACAATGAGTCCACTCATCGGCAACTGTTTTAACAATCACGAATTGTTCCAGTAACTTTTGACCCCTGAACACCAGTCGTCCTCTGGTTTCAGCTCCGGcagtttttgtctttcacatgTGAGAGTAAAGGGATCATCTTAGCGCCAGGCTTTAGTCAGACAGAGCAGACTGAAGACATCACCATGGCCTCAGAGACATTTCAAATGgcatttttaatcacatttcacCGACTAAACAATCCATCGATCAATTGAGAGCGTAACCGGCAGATAGATCCATTAGTAAAATAATCGTTAGATGCgggtctgcaaaaaaaaatctttaaagaacaaaaaaaggaagtgcCATGGTGGACACGTGCCATCACGCTgtgaaatgtaaacagtttccatttttaaaaacaaggctTTCAACCTCATTCTTCATAGAAACAGGGAACTCACACATATTCCACCTGTTAATCTCTGGTTAATAAAGTTTGGTGCAGTGGAGAGGATTTCTGACCTGACACTTCTAACTCTGATGAGCCTGAGCAGTGTATtgctgtctttgtgaggaccagtctCAGTTTGAAACCACAGTAGTGAGGACACTTCTGCACTGCGGCGACATTCAGGACCATTTGAAGGCTCAGACATGGTTTCCAGGGTACGTTTGGAGTCAGGTCTGCGTTAGGGTTAGGGTCTCGCTAACGCACCGCGTCAGTAACGGTCCCCACGTGTAGGGAAagacaaacgtgtgtgtgtgtgtttgttacctGTTTGTGTGATGTTGTGGTTGGAGGGCGAAACGACTGCCTGTCTGATCCACCGAAGCTGCTTCCGAGCTCGAccttcgcacacacacacacacacacacacacacacacacacacacacacagtcatcagtcatgtttccatcacttcagAGGTCATCGCATTGACCTACATTCAATTCTTAGAGACTCACCCTGGCCTTAACCTTAAACTAAGTCCTCTTTACATTGTGGGGACCtgctttttgtccccaaaaAGACGTTGAGTCCCCACAATGTGGCTGTGTAACAGGATTGATGTCCCTACAACATCAGTAATACAAGCACACACTCGCAGTCAATGTAATATtcctgctgctggaggaaacCGCTCTGTAGATGACAGAGCGCCCTCTGGTGTTTTCACAGAGCTGACGCAGGACTTaagaaaatcattattttacaCAGTTAAAATGAGGTTTGTAGTGTAACTGTAAACCCACACGGTtgataacagaaaaaagaccTAGTTAAAATAAGATCCTTCTCCTCCCTGCCGAGATTCAGAGTTTCAGATTGTcgccactctcgtgtctgtacagtaaatacgaAGCTACGGTCACGTGTTCATCGGCGAGCTTTGAagatgctggtaggtggatGTCGTTACCTTtggactgtttgtgtttgtgtttgtgtctacgTTGTGGGCTCCTTACCAGAGTGCAGTTTGTTGGGCAGAGAGCCTCCAGAGGGGACGCTGGGAGGCAGActgctcaaaaacaaacaaaagaaacgcATTATTCATCCTACATGACGGAAACattcaacatacagtaaatctgcTGTGCGGAGGTTATGGCCACTAGTGgtgctgtgatgtttttttgagCCCTGGctgattatacagtatattgtgttCTAGTGCCATGAGGCAGGGATGTGTGTTATCCATCCGTCCTGACTGCAAAGGGCAGAAGGGCCACTGCCTTAAACAGTGTGACTGTACAAAAGTAGAGGAAAACTACCACCTGGTGTAAAAAatacaagtttaaaaatgaaaacacttttgAGGCAGGAAGTTCAATCAACATGTTTGTTCAGGGGCTGGAGGATATAACTTGCattgttgtatattttctttactgtcaacaaatctaatgaaaagaccaaaaccaacagtgtgttagtccgtctctcagctccgagcccactggttcctactgaagatgtaaatctatAAAAACACTTCGCAAACGTATAGTATCACGGTTAAACTAGATTTGCTCTAGGCTCTAATGGAAAAGAGAGATGTATCAGGGTTTTGATACACATACAGTGCTTGTTCATAGGATCCATTCAGTGTTAGTTTGAGATTTTCATAGTATTTactgagaggagaaaaaatatagaatatcaccagacgCACGCTGCGaacaaaacagtgtttgtttacacaGAAAAGTTCCCAGGgtaccgttttttttttttaatactaaaaTGGGCCTACAATTGAACCCTGAGGTATTCCAGTACTGACGAGATGCGACATGcatgtaaattattattttcctaTTACTTTTTCCTACCTCTCTCCGTGGCGTGAGGGGGGCCCAGGGAGCCCAGGGCGGGGGGGCAGACATTTACTCTGGAGGGGGAAGGTGTGGTGTTtaggagctggaggagagaagcagaaTTTGAAGAATCACTCCAAGCCTTTCTCAATACAAATACTATATATGACACCGATCCTGACGTCACATGCACACAAGGCAGCTCTTAACATGTCCTGGTAAAACAGGCAGAGCAGAAACACTTCAGATCATTTGGACTGAACAGTAGTCGGGCTGTGACTGATGGCGTTTCAGCAGAGCACAAGTTGAGAAAGGCCTTCCGATATTTTGGGACATTCTTATGTTTGCCGTCATATGGATAAGAGAcgagaaatgaaatgaaacaaaaaaaacaaaacaggtaaaGACATCTCACCTTCATCATGTTGTTGctgatgagagagaggagaagaaaaggatcACAGTTCATTCTGGCCAAATTCACCATCGTAGTAAAACTAAGAATAgcaacttaaaataaataaaaattttaaaaattggaaACGTGAAGGTGATTACCTAAACAATTGTAATACGACACATTTTGATGTGTCCATGTGTATCTCCAGTCTCCAGTCTTCTTTTCCCtcaattttatgtatttatttcttgtaaattttactgggttttttttgtatgtttgtttattaatacttttactttaaaaactatacaaatgaaaaacactcaTGCACAAAAATGCAACTTACCTCTCTCCTTGCATCAAATCTGTTAAACCAAACCACATACAAAAATCGGATTATTATCAAATAACTTAAATAAGCTGTTTAATCAACTGTGTTATCATGAAGAATGGGGGGGGGAAAACCAAGATAAATTAGATGAAAACGCTGAACACAAATGTGACGCGTATGAATTCAAAGACTGAACTGAATAACTTAATTTGAGATGGTTTGACCGATGACTTGGGACTGCTGACCTGTTGGGAGGAGGCCTGGCTGAGGAGTTGCTCCTGCTGACGGAggtggaggatggaggaaaaATGGGAGGTTTGGACCAGGTGGGAGGATCCTGGATGTCCGGCTGAGGcctgaacacagaaacacacaaaaaccacacacacactgacaattAAAGGAGAGCTTTGGATTTTTTCAAGTTTCTCAGTCGGTATCTCTTAAAAGCAGGTTAAAAGGGGTTACTGCAGATTTACGAGTGGCTGGGTTTCCTGTGCTGTTCACCAAATTAAGATCACATGGAATAACAGTAAACTTTTTAATAATCACTTAAAAAACGACAgaaaaccagtagggacaaTAAGACCTAAAATTATCTACCAAGTACTAAGTAAGTGAATTGAAAAATTTCTTCAAAACTAGCagtaattattataattaatcaattaacacGACCTGGACTCTGATGGATAGATTaaccaatttaaaaatgattcatttaacTTGATGTAAGTGGTACATTCTTTATGTAAGCATGTGTGCACTTACTTCCAAGATTGTGTGCCCGGCTgtaagaaacagaaataagatTAACACAAAACCATACAAGACCAAAAAGTTAAAGTGCTATGAGGACGTATTCAGGGTCCATGCGTTTATGGCAGTGGAGTTCCTCAGGGTTCTGGTCTTggtccctttttcttttttagttttctatGCTACTCATATAATCACTTTATATGTAATTCCTTAAAGTTGACTAAAAAAACATCCTTCAGTTCAGATTATTTTCAGTGCACTCACATGGAGAACAGCTCTGCATGATCTGATGAGTTCGGTGTGAAGTTAACTTACTGTTTCTACCAtggttaaataaagtttattaaaaagaaaaactcaccCTATCCACTGTGTTGCGGTGAGGTCCTGTGAAgtagagaaaacaaaatcagtttttagGTAAATTGACTGATTATCAGTTCAGATTGTTAAACCATCACATAggatttaatttgtttgtttgttacattattgttgtgtgttttttagagaagctgctgctgttgccaggaaaatcatgaaaaaaaaaaaaaggtcatgaagtctgtaaaaaattaatgactaaataaaataaagacgatggtaagaaaagaaattgaattgaaaaaggCATATTCTATCTGTTTTCCAcctatttctcttttcttgcaGAGGTAGGCGATGAGCCATTGGGGGCGCTAATCCtttacatcaaaattaaaacagcacTCTGAGATTTCAGGGGCTCCCTAAATGCACCAAACCTGTTAGGTCCAAAAGCTTTTTTCAAACATCtgatgaaaaaagtaaaatatttatctCTGCAGGCTGTTTTTCATGGAATGAAGTCAAACCAATCGAAggaaatcaacaaaataactgGTGATAGTGATCGGCCCTGGTTTTTAGTCCTACCTCTGATGGGGGATGAGTTGGGTCCAGAATCTCTGCCCGGTTTGTTGCCACGAAAGATCTGCGGTGGCTCCGGAGGAACTGAAcacaacaaatcaacaaatcaacAGCTTTACATGAAGGACGACCAGAGAGACCAACAAGGAACTCTCTCAGAGTCACATGACCTAAACACACTGACTTGCTCTAAGGTCCGGGGTTAAAATCCAGCTCAAGTTCGAGCCACAACAGATAAACCAAAATCAATGATCAATCATCCACTCAGCGATTTAGATAAATCAGCTACATATTTGAAAACTATACGATATCTCACCTAAAAAGTCTCAAAACTGAGGTGGGTGAAGGTAGAAAGTTATAGTAAGAAAATTATAACTGAAGCTCCATTCAGACTGGATTTCTGCCCCTCTGACCGGTTTTCATCTTATATGACAGAGgatgaaatttaatttggtttCGGGCTCTCAGCCCAACTAATGTCACTTTGGTCTCTGGGAAGTTGGGAtgggtgtttttctttctttttttttacatttcataaactAAGTGGTTactcaattaatcaaaaaattaattagcagAATAATCTATAATGAagataatcattagttgctcattgaaagctgctgaaccagctgtgaccagctcctgttctcagcgtagccgtggacgtacagacaactgtcactgggtcactgcgatactgaaggaaacctaaaaacaggaagattctgaatgaagttctgcagcctctttttcctctggtttctaagtggatttctggagttTTATTCTGTAGGGACATCAGAGGAAGTGGATGTCACACTGAATCATGTGAgttcagatctgactcagtCAGGACTCGGAGAAGGAGGACGATGTCTGACTCTAATTCCCCTCCCTCAGTatcttgccccccccccggctttagtctttctctttgtcttcgTCCTGCTGAATGTCTAAGACTGTTACAGACCAGATCCGGTCGTTGCTCCAGGGCTGAAATGTCGTCCTGAACCATGAGTTAAATTACCCAGCAGCATCCAAGATCCCATTCCCGCCTCCCTCTGTGAGGTTCATCCTGTCTGAACGGAGCTTATGGACGGTCTTAGTTGGGGTTTGACTGTCAGAGCGGCAGGTTACTCACATTTTCTTGATGCTGGTCCGCCACAGTGCGGGGAGGGGTCTCTTCTAGAGGTCGACTCTCCtggctgcaaacacacagcaactCGAATCTGAAACTGCACGCTGCTAACATCACGTTTCGTCATCACTAACTGAGCTGAACCGATTGAAGTTTGGGACAGACTCACCATCCGGGGAGATGGAGCAGACAGGGTGGAGGGGACCGGGGGGCGAGGACACACAGCAGGGGGGTGGCCTCTGAACAACACATGGTTATCCCTgttatctacacacacacacacacacacacaggccgtGTTACGGTGTTTTCCAGTCGTTGGCGTGTTAACAGTTCACCGGACGTGGCTCCGTCAGATCTGACCGATGTGTGATAGTAACCATCAGAAGACTTAGAGGATCGTTCCGGTTTACGTCAGCCTGGTGTATTTGCCATTAATGTGGCCTTTACAGCTCCGATCAGACGACTTCTTTCAGTGTTTACTTTGGTCAGAGTCGGAGACCAGAGttgattcatgtaaaaatctggcgtatttttgaaaagcagctcGCTCTGATATACTGCAGGTTGCTGTGCGTGAGTCCTCGTTTCCACGACGGAGGTGGAGAGCGCAAAGATCTCACGACCTGCCGAGTCACCATGGGCACATTTAGGAGAAATACACCAGGTTAAGCCAAACCAGAACTTCCCTTTAAATGACGCCTCAGTAGCTGACTGCTTAGCTTCTGACAGACGCCCCGACACTTCagcaaatattaaaatcagtCCGTTTGAAGGAAACTAGTCAGGGATCATTTCATGAACTCCGCATGAATATAATGGTTTTCCTCACAGGGATTTGATGACAAAAAAAGTGTTATGCTACagttacagtaaaacacataaaaacctCTATGTATCTctatatttcttcattttctcttgacATCTAACTTTCGAAACGGGGCTACCTATGTAATCGCCATCTCCGATGGGCAGGGTGGGGCACAGCTTGTGAGCTAGGTCCTCTGGAGGTTCGGAGGGAGGAGGCTCGTAATCGTTGGCCCCTTCCAGGTCATCATTTGGGGACTCGTAGTCCCCCCCGCTGCCGTCCTCGTCACAGCTGTTCGGACTCTCGTAGTCATCGTCAAAGTCTTCATCCTGATGGCGCGAAGGAGACGGGGAGggaacagatggagagaaatgaaGGACAGACTGAACTAAACAGGATCATTTCAGCAGGTGTTGATTTTGGCTCCGGATTTTCATTTAgttgtgttttagttttagtcattttagtcttgttttgttagttttagtcaacaaacGCTGAAAACAGTTGGGTTTAGTTTTCATCAGTGAAACTTTAGTCTCCTTCCCTGTCGTGCATGTTTTGCGTTTTTGTCgactaaaactgtcaaaaatcaaatgaataaacTTTGACTAAAGCAAATATACTGTACGTTTTTCTGTCAAAGGCCAAAAACCAAGTTGGGATCAGGTGCAGAAAATTAACTCTACCCAACGACCTTTGAAACCACAGTAGCCACCTGAAACAGAGCTGCGGAGCCTGGCAGTTATTCCAGACGCTCCCGGTTCCTGCAGTAAAAGTCCCGTCCATTTTTCCCAAAGACAATGTCACGACTCACGGTTATGTCAACATGAAACTCTCCTGCTTCAGTCAGCAGAACAAAATAACGAACAACCGTGTCAGAAAATATGtggttctttgataaaaaagtcaaaggtacaaGCTTGGGTATGTAAAAACTTTGAGGTAGATGTTAACTACAACTCCCCAGGTGCATTTCAGCAAGAAACACCCACGTCAGCAGGAGTTAAAGATGACCTGGGGAGAAAACCGAAAGCACAACCTGCATCTTAAGTCAGTTCACTTTTAAATTCAGGATCAGTTTTGTCAGAAGTCAGAAGATGCGGAGCAAcgacttttttaaaaactgtaacaaCGAAGAGTTCGGAAAATCGAACCTCTGACGGGCCGCTGCGCGCAGGCAACAGCCCCTGAGGCTCACGGGTACTGTAGCATTTAGACCGGTCAACCGCAATGACCGACAAAACGCAATTTCTCAGAAATAATTCAAACTAGTGGCCAGAGAACAAACCTACAGAGGCGTTATCATCCAGGAGAGTCCTGAGTCTCCGTGTTCAGCAGCGTTTAAGATATCGTTGAAAGGAAAAGTGGAAATGCTGTAGGAACTaggaaaaacagcagctctTCACAGATCCCAACTCTGCACCTGAACAACCAACCCGATAACCCCGAAGTAACCTCCCAGAAAACCGCCGCCAACACGCTGTGGCCAGCGAGAACACGTTGGTGCATCTCTAACCGAACGGCTGCTCACTGGTCGTCTGTGGTTGGCGTCTGCGATCAGTGACATCACTGTCCAGAGGAACCAACGCTTATCAGCTGTAACAGTAACGACCGAGACGGAAGCGAACCGGAGTCTGGCTGGTTACAATTCAAgcaaaggagacagagagagaaaaattcaaCAGATTAACATCAGACTCACAAACTCGTCTTCGCCCCAGCCGTGAGCGTCAGCAGTGGTGTCTGCAGAAAAGAGAGCAGCACTGAGCAGCGTCCCGACACACTCATAGCTTTACATCTTTATATCTCCACCATCACTTGAGCTAAGATAATGAGGTTCGTCTTCATTAGGCGTCAGAGCGGAAATTCATTGTTGCAGcaatagaagaaaaaacaacagaagtaGAAGAAtagaaactgtaaaaatgacatgacaaGCAACAACCGTACAGAACCCACGAGCAGTGTTGTGCACTAATACCGCAGTACTGGCGAAGGCGAGCTGTAGCGAGGAGCAGTACGTGTAAGAGTAATGAGAGACACCCTCTGTTAGAACAGCTAGCGCCAGAACAGCACATTACTAGGATTAAGTCATGGTAGCGGTAgttagtgtttgtttgtatcagCGCAGGACTTTAGTATAGAATATAAAACATCAGGTGAAGTGCAGTAATAAAGTATAACAAGTAGCATAGTGCAGCAGTATACTACAGAGTTTAAAACAATACGGTAGAGTATGAATATAATGACACAGTCCTTCTCATAATCAGCTCCCATAATTATCACCATCTGCTGGGACTAGGTTATTCTGAGGGTCATGATCTGCAATGAGTTCACgatttccttctcttttctccctcattgCGTCGGCGCTTCCATTACGCTGTTCTTCGTGTCGTGTAGCAGGCGTGAACGAACTGGTTTCACTGTCTCCGACCTGACGAAGACCCAGCCGGCTCGAAAGCGGTCGGCGTCTTAACTGACGCTTTTATTGCATCTCCTCTCCGTGCTCGTCCTGACAGCGCCTGAGGAACTTTTCTGTTCTTTACTACCAATATGAAAGAGTTCCTACCTGGTTCGTGATATTTGGGCGTCGTTCTgtgaggaaacaaacagaaagagagcaCTTTGAGGAAAACCGTAAATCCCATCAGGTCCATGAACGTGTCAGCTGCTGGGTCTGAAACCAGCGTGATCGGGAACCGATCGGTCGTCTACTGCGCTGATGTGATGCTTTGTCTGAAACGTGAACCTACTTTCTACCAAACaggcctctcctctcctccttcttgcTGATTTCATTGCTGATCTTAGAGACCATCCTGAGgggacacacagagacacacatcaAGGTTAATTCACATCACACTAAGATCAATACGATACCAAGTTAACGTGAGGAAAAATCGATCAGTGAATGTTTTTATGTCTCTTCCTCTGGTGGAGCTCCTGTTTTTAGTGAGTTCCGTTTCGCCGATATGAACGGCTCATCGTGTGCAtcgtttttttcctgttttacagGTGATGAAGCTGCTTAGACCTTTGGTTTCGCCTGTGAACGGATGAATAAACCTTTTTGCCTTTCGGATAAATTTACAACAGACAGAACTTCCGCACTTTAAGTTCTTGATCCGTGCGTCACCTGTCACGCTGGTGAAGGATTATGACCAGTCCCAGATGAAGAGGATCACACCGATTACCTCATAACAACAGCACATGACGAGCTCAGATGGCGAACGGTCGGCTCTCGTGGTCACCGTGTTGGATGTGGAAGAAACGTGCAGGTGCAAAGACCTGAACCACTTTGACAAGGACCAGATCCTTACAGCCAGTCAACTGTTaaattcagcaaatatctcctcatggtccatagctgtctgaaaaaaacaacaggggGCGCTCATGCTCGTGCACAGGACAAGGGacagaagaagaggggagatgagggaaagggggcagtgggagtCTGACAGATGACCAGGGGAAGGAGCAGGAGCAGTCAACCCTTTACCGCCAGACCGTGTGGAGCTCCGAATGGGACCGACTGGGACTGTAGACCAGAGACCAGCGGCGACATTAGGGCGAGTGCGTAGGAGGAACATATACCGGCGGCGGCGTGACAACGGCGTGTGCTCCACAACATGATGGCAGAGAAACAGCCAAAGCGGAGATGGTCAGAAGAACTACATCTGAAAAAGGAAGTGCTCTGATCAGGCAAGAGCAAAGAGCCGCGTTAACAGGTTGAGGTTTTCCACCGGTGGAGACTTCACACTCGGGCTGGGAAAGAAATTCCGCCCTGGATTTATCTGCTGGGACCGGCGCGCTCCCCGAATCACAGGCACGCGGAGAGGGCCGGCAGAGAGACTGACGGGCCCGGTGAAAACTTTACAATGTTATGGATGTTTTGAAGGCCCGCTAGCCCGCCCGTGTGTCGCATCAGTCTGTCCGCTAACGTTAAATTACTGGTCCCCGGACATCAGGCCACTCTCTAGTTTACCAGGAGATGTGTTTGGTGTGGTGTCAGCTATAGGAGCAGGAGCATTGTGCGTTGTGCATGTTTAGCTTCACTGCAGCAACTGTAGCCACAGCTCGCTAACCCATAACCAAGCTAACGTCAGTCACATTACTCGCTGTCTCGTCGTTTGCTCTGTATCATGACATTTGTCCGTACAACGTGCGAAGGGTTTTTCAGCCACGTAGACCTAAACGCAGAAGTTCACGAGCACCGTGGGACTGTTTGGATTGAAGCGTGATTCTATCTGCTCTgccaggtaacgttaccttccctgttagcttagctactaACCTACGGTCCTCTCTTCACcgtcactgtagttttgtaaaaacgaCCTAAACAACTAGTTGTTACTCCGTTGTGTCTCTgatgctgtttgacattttatattataaagtttgttttgcttcagctgtgaGAAAGAGGGTCAACTTCCACGCCGTACATGACGCTCCGGATTCTGCCGCTGTGTCGTTGCCATGGCAATCCGCGCCCATGAAGGTGGGGGGCGGAGCTTCAGAGCGAGCGCTG containing:
- the lcp2a gene encoding lymphocyte cytosolic protein 2a isoform X1, which produces MSSDRMPSRSEVMGWSPQQLADYLRKMNLSGCDKAVMKNCISGSRFVNLSDNDLQKFPKIHAPMVSKISNEISKKEERRGLFGRKTTPKYHEPDTTADAHGWGEDEFDEDFDDDYESPNSCDEDGSGGDYESPNDDLEGANDYEPPPSEPPEDLAHKLCPTLPIGDGDYIDNRDNHVLFRGHPPAVCPRPPVPSTLSAPSPRMPGESTSRRDPSPHCGGPASRKFPPEPPQIFRGNKPGRDSGPNSSPIRGPHRNTVDRPGTQSWKPQPDIQDPPTWSKPPIFPPSSTSVSRSNSSARPPPNRFDARREQQHDEAPKHHTFPLQSKCLPPRPGLPGPPSRHGESLPPSVPSGGSLPNKLHSAKVELGSSFGGSDRQSFRPPTTTSHKQEMDPCWYVGKVTRGQAEGCLKRVHKDGAYLVRDSTRQLANQPFTLMVFYQDKVFNIQIRQQNQQFLLGTGLKVQECFPSVSEIIGHYSQSPLLLIDAKNRCSGQQNQCLLSDPAGYYMTGKNWS
- the lcp2a gene encoding lymphocyte cytosolic protein 2a isoform X2; amino-acid sequence: MVSKISNEISKKEERRGLFGRKTTPKYHEPDTTADAHGWGEDEFDEDFDDDYESPNSCDEDGSGGDYESPNDDLEGANDYEPPPSEPPEDLAHKLCPTLPIGDGDYIDNRDNHVLFRGHPPAVCPRPPVPSTLSAPSPRMPGESTSRRDPSPHCGGPASRKFPPEPPQIFRGNKPGRDSGPNSSPIRGPHRNTVDRPGTQSWKPQPDIQDPPTWSKPPIFPPSSTSVSRSNSSARPPPNRFDARREQQHDEAPKHHTFPLQSKCLPPRPGLPGPPSRHGESLPPSVPSGGSLPNKLHSAKVELGSSFGGSDRQSFRPPTTTSHKQEMDPCWYVGKVTRGQAEGCLKRVHKDGAYLVRDSTRQLANQPFTLMVFYQDKVFNIQIRQQNQQFLLGTGLKVQECFPSVSEIIGHYSQSPLLLIDAKNRCSGQQNQCLLSDPAGYYMTGKNWS